One region of Flavobacterium sp. KACC 22763 genomic DNA includes:
- a CDS encoding uroporphyrinogen-III synthase, whose protein sequence is MKVKTILVSQPEPKVENSPYFELQQKHKIKIDFRPFIHVEGVSAKEIRLQKIDLNHYTAIILTSRNAVDHFFRVADEMRYKVPEGLKYFCQSEAVAFYLQKYVVYRKRKIYVGAKDFADLSPLIKKYKDEKFLLPASDQLNADAPVTLNGLKVDWAQAIFYRTVMSDLSDLADVYYDVLAFFSPTGIKSLFKNFPDFKQNDTRIAVFGSTTQKEALDHGLRIDILAPTPETPSMTMALEKYVAEANKGK, encoded by the coding sequence ATGAAAGTGAAAACAATTTTGGTGTCACAGCCTGAACCTAAAGTGGAGAATTCTCCTTACTTTGAGCTCCAACAAAAACACAAAATAAAAATTGATTTCAGACCATTTATTCATGTAGAAGGGGTTAGCGCAAAAGAGATTCGATTACAAAAAATCGATCTTAATCATTACACTGCGATCATTTTAACAAGTAGAAATGCTGTAGATCATTTTTTTAGAGTGGCTGATGAAATGCGTTACAAAGTTCCTGAAGGGTTGAAGTATTTTTGTCAATCTGAGGCTGTTGCGTTTTACCTTCAAAAGTATGTTGTGTACAGAAAACGTAAGATTTACGTTGGAGCAAAAGATTTTGCAGATTTATCTCCGTTAATTAAGAAGTACAAAGACGAGAAGTTTTTACTTCCTGCATCTGACCAATTAAATGCAGATGCTCCTGTTACATTAAACGGTTTAAAAGTAGATTGGGCACAAGCAATTTTCTACAGAACTGTAATGAGTGATTTATCTGATTTAGCAGATGTTTATTATGATGTCTTAGCTTTTTTCAGTCCGACAGGAATTAAATCATTGTTTAAAAATTTCCCAGATTTTAAACAAAACGACACCAGAATCGCCGTATTCGGAAGCACAACTCAAAAAGAAGCTTTAGATCATGGTTTAAGAATTGATATTCTTGCTCCAACTCCTGAAACGCCTTCTATGACAATGGCTTTAGAAAAATACGTTGCAGAAGCAAACAAAGGGAAATAA
- a CDS encoding Lrp/AsnC family transcriptional regulator, with product MKINSLLIEIDGIDKEILRYLMDDARKPILQIANKIGISGAAIHQRLKKLEQSGVISGSKFTVNPKVLGYNTMAFVGVYLDKASRNSEAVKELRKIPEVLECHYTTGNWSVLIKIICRDNEHLMQLLNTKIQAIEGVSRTETFISLDQQIDRQIQL from the coding sequence ATGAAAATCAACTCCCTTTTAATTGAAATTGACGGAATCGACAAAGAAATACTTCGCTATCTCATGGACGATGCCCGAAAACCAATCTTGCAAATCGCTAATAAAATAGGAATTTCAGGCGCAGCCATTCACCAGAGACTAAAAAAACTAGAGCAATCTGGTGTTATTTCTGGTTCTAAATTTACTGTAAACCCAAAAGTTCTAGGCTATAACACCATGGCTTTTGTTGGAGTTTATCTCGACAAAGCTTCTAGAAACTCTGAAGCCGTAAAAGAACTTAGAAAAATTCCAGAAGTTTTAGAATGCCATTATACGACAGGAAACTGGTCTGTTTTGATTAAAATTATCTGTCGTGATAACGAACATTTAATGCAGCTTCTTAACACAAAAATCCAAGCAATTGAAGGAGTTTCAAGAACCGAAACTTTTATTTCACTTGATCAGCAGATTGATAGGCAAATTCAACTTTAA
- a CDS encoding zinc metallopeptidase, with the protein MGSGYLIIAGAIMLFSWLVSSQLKSKFELYSKLQLRNGMSGREIAEKMLADNGITDVRVISVPGQLTDHYNPSDKTVNLSEAVYNHRSAAAAAVAAHECGHAVQHAIGYEWLTMRSKLVPIVSVASNFVQWILIAGILMIKVFPGLLLVGIIIFAATTLFSIITLPVEYDASNRALAWLENKHMLTQEEQAGAKDALKWAARTYVVAAIGSIATLLYYISIYSGSRRN; encoded by the coding sequence ATGGGATCAGGATATTTAATTATTGCTGGAGCTATAATGTTGTTCAGCTGGCTAGTAAGTTCGCAGCTGAAGAGCAAATTTGAATTATATTCGAAATTGCAATTGAGAAACGGAATGAGCGGAAGAGAAATTGCTGAAAAAATGCTTGCCGATAACGGAATTACAGATGTTCGTGTTATTTCAGTGCCAGGTCAGTTAACAGATCATTATAATCCATCAGATAAAACAGTAAATTTAAGTGAGGCAGTTTATAACCATCGCAGCGCAGCCGCGGCAGCCGTTGCAGCACACGAATGCGGTCACGCAGTGCAGCATGCAATTGGCTACGAATGGCTTACAATGCGTTCTAAATTAGTGCCGATTGTAAGTGTAGCTTCAAATTTTGTACAATGGATTTTAATTGCAGGAATTTTAATGATTAAAGTTTTTCCAGGATTATTATTAGTCGGAATTATCATTTTTGCGGCAACAACTTTGTTTTCTATTATAACACTTCCAGTAGAATATGATGCGAGTAACCGTGCATTGGCTTGGTTAGAAAACAAACATATGCTTACGCAAGAAGAACAAGCAGGGGCAAAAGATGCTTTAAAATGGGCAGCAAGAACGTATGTCGTAGCTGCAATTGGTTCGATAGCAACGTTGTTGTACTATATATCAATTTATTCTGGAAGTAGAAGGAATTAA
- a CDS encoding response regulator — protein sequence MKYKTVIVDDHPIVISGISGLLSDLDNIEIVDKFESGIALLDYIEDNKVDLILMDIFLPVINGVDLCKTIKQKHPRIVIIGMSSQSERSLVMQFIQNGGNGYILKNASFDEFKECIYKAIEGEIVFSEEVKTIISQPLSEDLERIPGLSRRERDIALLLSQGKSTQEIADDLFLSFLTVQTHRRNILQKYKMKNVAELIAFLLKNNMLN from the coding sequence ATGAAGTATAAAACGGTAATAGTAGACGATCATCCGATTGTGATTTCTGGAATTTCAGGTTTGCTGTCGGATTTAGATAATATTGAAATTGTAGATAAATTCGAATCGGGAATTGCGCTTTTAGATTATATAGAAGACAATAAAGTCGATTTGATTTTAATGGATATTTTTCTTCCGGTAATAAATGGAGTTGATTTGTGCAAAACAATCAAGCAAAAGCATCCTAGAATTGTAATTATAGGTATGAGCAGCCAGTCTGAAAGAAGCCTAGTTATGCAGTTTATCCAAAACGGTGGAAACGGATATATTCTTAAAAACGCTTCTTTTGATGAGTTTAAAGAATGTATTTACAAAGCTATTGAAGGCGAAATTGTTTTTAGCGAAGAAGTAAAAACTATAATTAGTCAGCCTTTGTCTGAAGATTTGGAAAGGATTCCGGGTTTGAGTAGAAGAGAACGCGATATTGCCTTATTGCTCTCGCAAGGAAAATCGACTCAAGAAATAGCAGACGATTTGTTTTTGAGTTTTCTAACCGTTCAAACACACCGACGCAATATTCTTCAGAAGTATAAAATGAAGAATGTGGCAGAATTAATTGCTTTTCTACTCAAAAATAACATGTTGAATTAA
- a CDS encoding ATP-binding protein: MKKIYAFLFFLFFTAISNSQVILSLDDDTVYIDSIVKITKNTKSDSVKSLNSFRLSKLFLMSQDAKKSKEYLEQANKLKVKFPFLKDASIFYNAYSFIEKGDLDGFEKALLEANSRLKKYRNKEAYKLRAVILQNYGIMQQRKNNENAYMKLLVNEAIPIAKKSGDYELISALNKAVAIIFMNNDEREKAAEYLDQAQKYIESATKKSATLAESKMETYIINAENLVELKHFYDAKEILDKAFETLKKYPESNLNDSYYYSEGLYYAKQNKHNEALVSFEKGIKSAESHQNAIAVNRLKFAEYEVLFKLKNYDKAKSNLEYLIAKTPFIVDKKNYYKELSKVYNATKEYSKAYYYSNKYNVINDSLNDAKLKTEIVELEAKYKKAESEKKIGLLQSENEKAVLQVNNNRLNMLLFAVLSFVLFLTVLFLWSWNNYQKKISFQKEVNHKQELEALENQQKLSVSNALIEGEEIERKRIARDLHDGLGSMLSGLKMHLNLADRENKENAPNINVLLNDSIKELRNISQNLMPESLMKLGLEHALRDLCASHSTAETTIEFQYLIKKTTLPQHFKIMIFRIIQELLNNSLKYAKSSQILVSCSQNKDVFFITVEDNGIGFNVEYAEKRDGMGLRNIKNRVAFLNGKLEIDSVLDKGTSTYIELKYNPNHDYEV; encoded by the coding sequence ATGAAGAAAATCTACGCCTTTTTATTTTTTTTATTTTTTACCGCAATTTCCAATTCACAAGTAATTCTTTCATTAGATGATGATACTGTTTACATTGACAGTATTGTTAAAATCACAAAAAATACAAAATCAGATAGCGTTAAAAGTTTGAATAGTTTCAGATTATCAAAACTGTTTTTGATGTCGCAGGATGCAAAAAAATCTAAAGAATATCTTGAACAGGCAAATAAGCTTAAAGTCAAATTTCCTTTTCTAAAAGATGCTTCTATTTTTTATAATGCTTATAGTTTTATAGAAAAAGGCGATTTAGATGGTTTTGAAAAAGCTTTGCTAGAAGCTAACTCTAGACTCAAAAAATACCGTAATAAAGAAGCGTATAAACTTCGCGCTGTGATACTTCAGAATTATGGTATAATGCAGCAGCGTAAGAATAATGAAAATGCTTATATGAAATTGCTGGTAAATGAAGCGATTCCCATTGCCAAAAAAAGTGGTGATTATGAATTAATCAGTGCATTAAATAAAGCAGTTGCCATTATTTTTATGAACAATGATGAACGCGAAAAAGCGGCAGAATATCTGGACCAAGCGCAGAAATATATTGAGAGCGCCACCAAAAAATCTGCGACTTTAGCAGAGTCTAAGATGGAAACGTATATTATAAATGCAGAAAATTTAGTCGAGCTGAAACATTTTTATGATGCCAAAGAAATTCTGGACAAAGCTTTTGAGACTTTAAAAAAATATCCAGAATCAAACTTAAATGATTCTTATTATTATTCTGAAGGGCTTTATTATGCGAAACAAAACAAACACAACGAGGCATTAGTAAGTTTTGAAAAAGGAATTAAATCGGCAGAAAGCCATCAGAATGCAATTGCAGTAAACAGATTGAAATTTGCTGAATATGAAGTGCTTTTTAAACTGAAAAATTACGATAAAGCTAAAAGCAATTTAGAATATCTAATTGCAAAAACGCCTTTTATTGTAGATAAAAAGAATTATTACAAAGAGCTGTCTAAAGTTTATAATGCAACAAAAGAATATTCAAAAGCTTATTATTATTCGAACAAATACAATGTTATAAACGATAGTCTAAACGATGCTAAACTGAAAACTGAAATTGTAGAACTTGAAGCAAAATATAAAAAAGCAGAAAGCGAAAAGAAAATTGGTCTGCTGCAGTCGGAGAATGAAAAAGCGGTTTTGCAGGTTAATAATAACCGTTTGAATATGTTGCTTTTTGCAGTGCTTTCGTTTGTTTTGTTTCTGACGGTTTTGTTTTTGTGGAGCTGGAATAATTATCAGAAAAAGATAAGTTTTCAAAAAGAAGTCAATCATAAACAAGAACTTGAAGCATTAGAGAATCAGCAAAAATTATCCGTTTCAAATGCTTTGATTGAAGGAGAAGAAATTGAACGTAAAAGAATTGCCAGGGATCTGCATGACGGACTTGGAAGTATGCTTTCTGGTCTTAAAATGCATTTAAATCTCGCCGATCGAGAGAATAAAGAAAACGCACCAAACATTAATGTTTTGTTGAATGATTCGATTAAAGAACTTCGCAATATTTCTCAGAATTTAATGCCAGAAAGTTTAATGAAACTTGGGCTTGAACATGCGCTTAGAGATTTATGTGCTTCGCATTCAACGGCCGAAACCACGATCGAATTTCAGTATTTGATTAAAAAAACAACTTTGCCACAGCATTTTAAAATTATGATTTTCAGAATCATTCAGGAACTTCTGAATAATTCTTTGAAATATGCCAAATCATCGCAGATTCTGGTTTCCTGCTCGCAGAACAAAGATGTGTTTTTTATTACGGTTGAAGATAACGGAATTGGCTTTAACGTAGAATACGCAGAAAAAAGAGATGGAATGGGCTTGCGAAATATTAAAAATCGTGTGGCTTTCTTAAACGGAAAATTGGAAATAGATTCTGTTCTGGATAAAGGAACTTCAACTTATATTGAACTAAAATATAACCCAAATCATGATTATGAAGTATAA
- a CDS encoding MmpS family transport accessory protein — translation MKSILKTLAIVMTLAFTGVSCSSDDDKGGNNSRDVKYEVTGNFSGQMDAVYMESGDAGQSVDIAKLPWTKEFTASAGTTGAAVQVSGHGGVVDQTLTVKIYVGGKLEKETTAKAKADGTIVAIPGTYIFPL, via the coding sequence ATGAAATCAATTTTGAAAACCTTAGCAATTGTAATGACTCTTGCTTTTACTGGAGTTTCTTGCAGCAGCGATGATGATAAAGGCGGAAACAACTCAAGAGACGTTAAATATGAAGTAACAGGAAACTTTTCTGGACAGATGGATGCAGTTTATATGGAGTCTGGAGATGCTGGACAAAGTGTTGATATTGCCAAATTACCTTGGACTAAAGAATTTACTGCTTCCGCAGGTACTACCGGTGCTGCAGTCCAGGTTTCAGGTCATGGAGGTGTTGTCGATCAAACTTTAACTGTAAAAATTTATGTTGGAGGAAAACTAGAAAAGGAAACAACTGCGAAAGCAAAAGCTGATGGAACAATCGTTGCGATTCCTGGCACTTACATTTTCCCACTATAG
- a CDS encoding RNA polymerase sigma factor, translating into MKFEEIYKTYWDRIFRLCMGFVNDYDAAQDLTQETFIIVWQKLETFRNESSIGTWIFRIASNNCLRQIEKQKRFPKSELPVHLSEEKQTSLEPQIQFLYKCIAELPETDRIIISLELEDIKQNEIAKIVGLSEANVRVKIHRIKEKLTQKFKENGQR; encoded by the coding sequence ATGAAATTCGAAGAAATATATAAAACTTATTGGGACAGAATTTTTAGACTTTGCATGGGTTTCGTAAACGATTATGATGCCGCTCAGGATTTGACTCAGGAAACTTTTATAATTGTTTGGCAGAAACTGGAAACTTTCAGAAATGAATCTTCTATAGGTACGTGGATTTTCAGAATCGCTTCTAATAATTGCCTGAGGCAGATAGAAAAACAGAAGCGTTTTCCAAAATCTGAACTTCCCGTTCATCTTTCAGAAGAAAAACAAACCTCATTAGAACCTCAGATTCAATTCTTGTATAAATGTATTGCTGAGCTTCCAGAAACCGATCGTATCATTATTTCGTTAGAATTAGAAGATATCAAACAAAATGAAATTGCTAAAATTGTCGGTCTTTCTGAAGCCAATGTTAGAGTGAAAATTCACAGAATTAAAGAAAAACTGACTCAAAAATTTAAAGAAAATGGACAACGATAA
- a CDS encoding alpha/beta fold hydrolase, whose amino-acid sequence MKKYIILIIAFLFSALCLNVFAQTKQYPFEVIKTGKGKQSIIFIPGFASSGDVWNETKATFEKDFTCYTLTMSGFAGVKPQPNPSFENWKNEIATYIKDNKIEKPIVIGHSMGGGLALAIAADYPELIGKIVVVDALPCLAALSDPSFKSKENNDCTATVSKMTGMNETQFYDMQKQMMPRLLQDQSKLETVVSWSVKSDRNTFGQMYCDFYNTDLREKISQIKCPSLVLLESYFINLKPAIEGQYKNLKAANFQYATNGLHFIMYDDTAWYMGQLNNFLKA is encoded by the coding sequence ATGAAAAAGTATATCATCTTAATTATCGCATTCTTATTCTCAGCATTATGTCTAAATGTTTTTGCACAAACAAAACAATATCCTTTTGAAGTAATTAAAACAGGAAAAGGAAAACAATCTATAATCTTCATTCCAGGATTTGCTTCTTCTGGAGACGTTTGGAATGAAACAAAAGCAACATTCGAAAAAGACTTCACTTGCTATACGCTTACCATGTCAGGTTTTGCAGGAGTAAAACCACAGCCAAATCCTTCATTCGAAAATTGGAAAAACGAAATCGCAACTTATATCAAAGACAATAAAATTGAAAAACCAATTGTAATTGGCCACAGTATGGGCGGAGGATTGGCACTTGCTATTGCGGCAGATTATCCAGAATTGATTGGGAAAATTGTGGTTGTGGATGCACTTCCTTGTCTGGCCGCTTTAAGTGATCCTTCTTTTAAATCAAAAGAAAATAACGATTGTACGGCAACTGTAAGTAAAATGACGGGAATGAACGAAACGCAGTTTTACGATATGCAGAAACAAATGATGCCGAGACTTCTACAAGATCAATCTAAATTGGAGACGGTTGTGAGCTGGAGTGTAAAATCTGACCGAAACACTTTTGGGCAAATGTATTGTGATTTTTATAATACCGATTTAAGAGAAAAAATCTCACAGATTAAATGCCCGTCTTTAGTTTTATTAGAATCTTATTTTATAAATTTAAAACCAGCAATTGAAGGTCAGTATAAAAATTTAAAAGCGGCCAATTTTCAATACGCCACAAATGGTCTGCACTTTATTATGTACGATGATACGGCTTGGTACATGGGGCAGTTGAACAATTTTTTAAAAGCTTAA
- a CDS encoding leucine--tRNA ligase: protein MKYNPNEIEAKWQKYWAESQTFAAKNNSEKPKHYVLDMFPYPSGAGLHVGHPLGYIASDVYSRFKRHQGFNVLHPMGYDSFGLPAEQYAIQTGQRPEDTTRVNIDGGVDKEGKQIAGYRKQLDKIGFSFDWAREVRTSNPDYYKHTQWIFIQLFNSWYNKTTDKAEDISTLISVFEKEGNANVSAVSDDNIAVFSSSEWNAFSKDEQEKILLQYRLTYLAETEVNWCPGLGTVLANDEIVNGVSERGGFPVIRKKMTQWSMRISAYAERLLQGLNDIDWSESIKESQRNWIGKSVGALVTFNVKNHDEVIEAFTTRPDTIFGVTFMTLAPEHDLVAKITTAEQKEAVEAYIEKTAKRSERERMADVKTISGVFTGAYAEHPFTKESIPVWIGDYVLAGYGTGAVMAVPCGDERDYAFANFFKGQNGMQEIKNIFANVDISEAAYGSKDNVEIANSDFLNGLDYKKGTQKAIEKLEEIGQGKGKTNYRLRDAVFSRQRYWGEPFPVYYVNGLPKMIETQHLPIILPEVEKYLPTEDGLPPLGNAAVWAWDSVQCSVVSTQLIDNVTIFPLELNTMPGWAGSSWYWMRYMDAHNETEFASKEALAYWENVDLYIGGSEHATGHLLYSRFWNKFLKDKGFAPTEEPFKKLINQGMILGTTAYVYRNFYQVNFNTTEFDEILKNEVAKSPIFISKNMLNSLNNETTSELLHSDIDKLKNDFKNRLTEIIGTNEYIDVNIDYNFQPIRVDVNFVNSSDELNIEKFKAWREDFNTAEFILDENGKYIVGREVEKMSKSYYNVVTPDDICAEYGADTLRLYEMFLGPLEQAKPWNTAGISGVFGFLKKLWRLYFDDNGLIVNNDEPTKDNLKSLHKTIKKVAEDIENFSFNTSVSQFMICVNELSSQNCHSRAILEPLAILVSPYAPHIAEELWSQLGHTTSISEVAFPIFEEKHLVETNKEYPVSFNGKMRFTIELPLDLTKEQIEEIVMKDERTQKHLDGRTPNKVIIVPGKIINLVG from the coding sequence ATGAAGTACAATCCAAACGAAATTGAAGCCAAATGGCAAAAATATTGGGCAGAAAGTCAAACTTTTGCAGCAAAAAATAACTCTGAAAAACCGAAACATTATGTTCTCGACATGTTTCCTTATCCATCTGGAGCAGGACTGCACGTTGGGCATCCGCTGGGTTATATAGCTTCAGATGTGTATTCTCGTTTCAAAAGACATCAAGGTTTCAATGTTTTGCATCCAATGGGTTACGATAGTTTCGGATTGCCTGCAGAACAATATGCGATTCAGACAGGACAGCGTCCTGAAGATACAACGCGCGTAAATATTGACGGTGGAGTTGACAAAGAAGGAAAACAAATTGCTGGTTACAGAAAACAATTAGACAAAATCGGATTCTCATTTGATTGGGCGCGTGAAGTACGTACTTCAAATCCTGATTACTATAAGCATACACAATGGATTTTTATCCAGTTGTTTAATTCTTGGTATAATAAAACGACAGACAAAGCTGAAGATATTTCGACTTTAATTTCAGTTTTTGAGAAAGAAGGAAATGCAAATGTAAGCGCCGTTTCTGATGATAATATTGCCGTTTTTTCGTCAAGCGAATGGAATGCATTTTCTAAAGATGAACAAGAAAAAATCCTTTTGCAATATAGATTAACCTATTTGGCAGAAACAGAAGTAAACTGGTGTCCAGGCTTAGGAACTGTTTTGGCAAATGACGAAATTGTAAATGGAGTTTCTGAACGTGGAGGCTTTCCTGTTATAAGAAAAAAAATGACACAATGGAGTATGCGAATTTCTGCTTATGCCGAACGCTTGCTTCAAGGTTTAAATGATATTGATTGGAGTGAATCAATTAAAGAATCTCAAAGAAACTGGATCGGGAAATCGGTTGGAGCTTTGGTGACTTTTAATGTGAAAAATCACGATGAAGTAATCGAAGCATTCACAACAAGACCTGATACTATTTTTGGAGTTACTTTTATGACTTTGGCGCCAGAACATGATTTGGTAGCTAAAATTACAACTGCTGAACAAAAAGAAGCTGTTGAAGCGTATATCGAAAAAACAGCAAAACGATCTGAGCGTGAGCGTATGGCCGATGTAAAAACTATTTCTGGTGTATTTACGGGAGCTTATGCTGAACATCCTTTTACAAAAGAATCAATTCCGGTTTGGATTGGGGATTATGTTTTGGCAGGTTACGGAACTGGCGCTGTAATGGCGGTTCCTTGCGGAGACGAAAGAGATTATGCTTTTGCTAATTTCTTTAAAGGTCAGAACGGAATGCAGGAAATCAAAAATATTTTCGCGAATGTTGATATTTCTGAAGCAGCTTACGGATCAAAAGATAACGTTGAAATCGCAAATTCTGATTTCTTAAACGGATTAGATTATAAAAAAGGAACTCAAAAAGCGATTGAAAAATTAGAAGAAATCGGACAAGGAAAAGGTAAAACAAATTACCGTTTACGTGATGCTGTTTTCTCTCGTCAGCGTTATTGGGGTGAACCATTCCCAGTTTATTATGTGAATGGATTACCTAAAATGATCGAAACTCAGCATTTGCCAATTATTTTGCCTGAAGTAGAGAAATATTTACCAACAGAAGACGGTTTGCCTCCATTAGGAAACGCAGCGGTTTGGGCTTGGGACAGTGTTCAGTGTTCAGTAGTTAGTACACAGTTGATTGACAATGTCACTATTTTTCCTCTTGAATTAAACACCATGCCAGGTTGGGCGGGAAGTTCATGGTATTGGATGCGTTATATGGATGCGCACAACGAAACTGAATTTGCTAGCAAAGAAGCATTGGCTTACTGGGAAAATGTAGATTTATACATTGGAGGAAGTGAGCACGCAACAGGTCATTTATTGTATTCTCGTTTCTGGAACAAATTCTTAAAAGACAAAGGTTTCGCTCCTACCGAAGAACCATTCAAAAAACTGATTAATCAGGGAATGATTTTAGGAACGACTGCTTATGTTTATAGAAATTTTTATCAAGTAAATTTCAATACTACTGAATTTGACGAAATTTTGAAAAATGAAGTGGCAAAGTCTCCAATTTTTATTTCGAAGAATATGTTGAATTCATTGAATAATGAAACGACATCAGAATTATTACATTCAGATATTGATAAATTAAAAAATGATTTTAAGAATAGACTAACAGAAATCATTGGAACAAATGAATATATTGATGTGAATATTGATTATAATTTTCAGCCTATCCGTGTTGATGTAAATTTTGTTAATTCTTCGGATGAATTAAATATCGAAAAGTTCAAAGCTTGGAGAGAAGATTTCAATACAGCAGAATTTATTTTAGACGAAAACGGAAAATATATTGTTGGCCGTGAAGTCGAAAAAATGTCGAAGTCATATTATAATGTCGTAACTCCGGATGATATCTGTGCAGAATACGGTGCAGATACATTACGTTTATACGAAATGTTCTTAGGTCCATTAGAGCAGGCAAAACCTTGGAACACTGCCGGAATTTCAGGAGTATTTGGTTTCTTGAAAAAATTATGGAGATTGTATTTTGATGATAATGGTTTAATCGTAAATAACGACGAACCAACAAAAGACAACTTGAAATCATTGCATAAAACCATCAAAAAAGTAGCTGAAGATATCGAGAATTTCTCTTTCAATACTTCGGTTTCTCAGTTTATGATTTGTGTAAACGAATTGTCTTCTCAAAACTGTCATTCAAGAGCGATTTTAGAGCCATTAGCAATTTTGGTTTCGCCTTATGCACCGCATATTGCAGAAGAATTATGGTCGCAATTAGGACATACAACTTCAATTTCAGAAGTTGCTTTCCCAATTTTTGAAGAAAAACATTTAGTTGAAACCAATAAAGAATATCCAGTTTCTTTCAACGGAAAAATGCGTTTCACTATCGAATTGCCTTTGGATTTAACTAAAGAACAAATCGAAGAAATCGTAATGAAAGACGAAAGAACTCAAAAACACTTAGACGGAAGAACACCAAATAAAGTGATTATTGTTCCTGGAAAAATAATTAACCTAGTCGGTTAA
- a CDS encoding winged helix-turn-helix domain-containing protein codes for MSNDKKYSVEVRVWIEEAEGAFLGIGKIWLLENIEKTGSITNAAKEMKMAYRQAWQLVEEMNQRAESPLVEKLLGGKGGGGARLTEAGERAIAVFYEVEKRIKEFALKETQNLKF; via the coding sequence ATGAGCAACGATAAAAAATATTCGGTAGAAGTCCGTGTTTGGATTGAAGAAGCTGAAGGTGCGTTTCTTGGAATCGGCAAAATTTGGCTTTTAGAAAACATCGAAAAAACGGGATCAATTACCAATGCTGCCAAAGAAATGAAAATGGCGTATCGTCAAGCTTGGCAATTGGTTGAAGAAATGAATCAACGTGCTGAATCTCCTTTGGTCGAAAAACTTCTTGGAGGAAAAGGTGGTGGCGGTGCTAGATTGACTGAAGCTGGAGAAAGAGCCATTGCTGTTTTTTATGAGGTTGAAAAGCGTATTAAAGAATTTGCCCTGAAAGAAACTCAGAATTTGAAATTTTAA